ACGATGTGACCAGAGAAGCCCTGTGCGACGTGTGCGGCGTGGACATGCATCGTGACGAGCAGGTGGCGGAGAGGTTGAAGAGCTATTTTGAACGCAGGGGGATTTCCATTGCGGAATGCAATTTCAAACAGGCCATGGTTCCGGACGGCGCCGCGGTGCTGGAGAATTCCAACGGCACGGCGCCCGGCCTGGTGATGCCTGCCAGCGGTTCCCTTCCCATGTTCATCCTGCTGCCCGGACCTCCGTCGGAGTTGAAACCGATGGTGGAGCAGTCAGTGATGCCGCTTCTGGAAGATCTGGCGGATGAGGATATTCCACATCTGCGCGTTTTCCGGCTGGTAGGAATCGGGGAGAGCGACCTTCAGGAGCTGGTGGATGATTCCCTGCACCAGGTGGAGGGACTGGAGGTGGCGTATTGCGCGCGCATCGGAGAGGTGGATGTGCGCCTGGTGGGCAGTGAAGTGGCGCTGAAACAGGGGGAGGCGCGCCTGCGCATCCTGGCAGGAGCGTATATGCTGACTCCCGCGGGAGTATCCCTGGAGAAGGCGGTGGTGCTCCATCTGGCGGAACAGGGGTTGAAGGTGGCGACGGCGGAAAGCTGCACCGGCGGCCTGATTGCCAAGAGGATTACGGATGTGCCGGGTTCCTCCGGCGTTTTTGAGTTCGGCTGGGTGACTTACGCCGACCGGGCAAAGACGAAGATGCTGGGGGTGCCGGAGGATATCCTGAAGCTTCACGGAGCGGTAAGCGAACCCGTGGTGAAAGCGATGGCGAAGGGGGCCCTGGACCGTTCCGGTGCCGGTGTGGCGGTTGCCGTCAGCGGCATTGCGGGGCCGGGAGGCGGCACGCCGGAAAAACCTGTGGGTACCGTATGGCTCGCCTGGGCTTTCCGGGGGGGAGAGACGCGGACGGAGATGATGCTTTATCCGCGGGACCGAGGGTCTTTCCGGCAGATGGTTTCCCAGAAGGCCCTGGCGGGGCTTCTGGACGCCAGAAGAAGGGAGCAGGTTACGGAATGAGGAACCACACAGGGAGCACTCCGGCTTCATGTAGCCCGCTGATGAATTCAAAGATGCCGATGAACCAGATGAACCACAGCGCGTCCACGATGTTGTGCGTGAAGGTGGCAGGATTAACGGAGTAGGTTGCG
This portion of the Akkermansia massiliensis genome encodes:
- a CDS encoding competence/damage-inducible protein A; protein product: MAGLLHVTERMREHTGGMKQIRVELINTGTEILLGSIVNTNAAWLGNRLFEAGFRVERETVVPDGYAINEAMRESARRADIVIVSGGLGPTSDDVTREALCDVCGVDMHRDEQVAERLKSYFERRGISIAECNFKQAMVPDGAAVLENSNGTAPGLVMPASGSLPMFILLPGPPSELKPMVEQSVMPLLEDLADEDIPHLRVFRLVGIGESDLQELVDDSLHQVEGLEVAYCARIGEVDVRLVGSEVALKQGEARLRILAGAYMLTPAGVSLEKAVVLHLAEQGLKVATAESCTGGLIAKRITDVPGSSGVFEFGWVTYADRAKTKMLGVPEDILKLHGAVSEPVVKAMAKGALDRSGAGVAVAVSGIAGPGGGTPEKPVGTVWLAWAFRGGETRTEMMLYPRDRGSFRQMVSQKALAGLLDARRREQVTE